A genomic region of Cyprinus carpio isolate SPL01 chromosome B13, ASM1834038v1, whole genome shotgun sequence contains the following coding sequences:
- the LOC109065646 gene encoding muscular LMNA-interacting protein isoform X4, with amino-acid sequence MAEEGVYKAEAVYVQDPEEGQLEETLMNTTQSEILSTDNLTLKSLTMLAGPHAESGSITPKPSPATMETTDNKHPGISQLGFHNTSQAAEVSSGLFLNSSSQREEALSPTSSMDLFTSPASSKESILSEGWDKERSWSGLHMFSRDGSPGTFSGTVSPCSSIRSGAFTPSVVRIKRHSLAPGSSLLQMSSACETPCCDSPASSPCPLTSRARHRLPPTQLSLLTAILRKGRLPVLSSAIQRPYTPCWPISPVNMSSCSACSAASSVAPMNISKAKSCTSIDRPHTESCQVPKAQLWKPDHSSLSVSSVVKTPDEIPLMKLPERLDSCQHFTSTSRIVSPTKHSPSLSLPRVQPTNSHLSKFGHKGNCLPTVPSSLLCSSLYRTKSSSPKSSSLSCSSIKNQKNPSVSVDRPASIEPNKPLASLMQNDETKSHDMSEKYSLKQGQKSSELSNAPYLKDRGSSSDNLDSSVSKPTHNSCESSCFPTLKHTIELHSNSISPVLSLKESKQNTLIQNGGKSDVERVHLSSPAFRLSPSPRPVGLTRLSYTPPASPAYPPVHPNSRSSTPDRCTLSPSPAIPSRQLSPSPSYSFCSSPSSSLWGSTPDCADGDCKNRKTYKIKSTYKALAAIPTNTLLLEQQAIDEEVNKKEASFNPADNYSWEDPHAEMCSPAQLRQQTTELFATIDEVLEDSIQRHQSDHVNKANVKSLAADASRPQTSSPSPKLLGRETRYASSPFQPSTEQTLTKPGVIRPVIATSRFTDDEEFHPNPFKSHQGNKSNRYQYKFVSSALCDETQADGRGASDGQPSCGEGLPSETQGDYKPRLASLITQTRISMQDVPTSMKPQETHM; translated from the exons ATGGCGGAAGAGGGTGTCTACAAAGCAGAGGCTGTTTACGTCCAAGACCCTGAAGAGGGCCAGCTTGAAGAAACGCTCATGAACACCACTCAAAGTGAG atTCTGTCAACTGACAATTTAACCCTTAAATCACTCACCATGCTAGCTGGTCCTCACGCAGAATCTGGTAGCATAACCCCCAAGCCGAGCCCAGCCACCATGGAAACCACTGATAACAAACACCCTGGCATTTCTCAGCTAGGCTTTCACAACACTTCACAAGCTGCTGAGGTCAGCTCAGGTCTGTTTTTAAATAGCTCATCTCAGAGAGAGGAGGCCCTTAGCCCTACCAGCTCCATGGATTTGTTCACTTCCCCTGCTTCTTCTAAGGAGTCTATTCTCTCCGAGGGCTGGGACAAGGAGAGGAGCTGGTCAGGGCTCCACATGTTCTCACGGGATGGTTCTCCTGGCACCTTTAGTGGCACAGTTTCTCCATGTTCTTCCATAAGATCCGGGGCCTTCACACCCTCTGTGGTGAGAATCAAGCGACACTCCTTGGCTCCGGGCTCTAGTCTGCTGCAGATGTCGTCCGCTTGTGAAACACCCTGCTGTGACAGTCCCGCAAGCTCACCCTGTCCTCTTACATCCCGTGCCCGGCACAGACTCCCTCCAACCCAGCTCTCCCTGTTAACggccatcctcaggaaaggtcgTCTGCCTGTCCTGTCCTCTGCTATTCAAAGACCTTACACACCCTGCTGGCCCATCAGTCCAGTTAACATGTCCTCCTGTTCAGCATGCTCAGCTGCCTCTTCTGTTGCACCCATGAACATCTCTAAAGCAAAGTCTTGTACCTCCATAGATAGACCCCATACTGAGTCTTGCCAAGTTCCAAAGGCACAACTATGGAAACCAGACCATAGTTCTCTTTCAGTGTCATCAGTGGTCAAGACACCTGATGAAATCCCACTAATGAAACTACCAGAAAGACTTGACTCATGTCAACATTTCACTAGTACTAGTCGCATCGTCTCGCCTACAAAACACAGCCCTTCACTAAGCTTACCTAGAGTCCAGCCTACCAATTCTCACCTGTCGAAATTTGGTCACAAAGGAAATTGTTTACCCACAGTTCCTAGCTCTCTTTTGTGCAGCTCCCTATACCGGACGAAGTCCTCATCTCCTAAATCAAGCTCTCTGTCTTGCTCCAGCATCAAGAACCAGAAAAATCCATCAGTGTCAGTGGATCGCCCTGCATCTATAGAACCAAACAAACCTTTAGCATCCTTGATGCAGAACGATGAAACAAAATCCCATGATATGTCAGAAAAATATTCACTAAAACAGGGTCAGAAATCATCTGAGCTCTCCAATGCACCATATCTGAAAGATAGAGGAAGTTCATCTGACAACTTAGACTCCTCGGTATCAAAACCTACACACAATTCATGTGAATCTTCCTGCTTTCCTACTCTGAAACACACAATTGAATTGCATAGTAATTCCATATCTCCTGTTTTAAGTCTCAAGGAGAGTAAACAAAATACTCTTATCCAAAATGGTGGCAAAAGTGATGTTGAAAGAGTGCACCTATCATCCCCGGCTTTTAGACTGTCTCCCTCTCCCAGACCCGTGGGTCTCACCCGCCTGTCCTACACACCTCCAGCCTCTCCTGCCTATCCCCCAGTCCACCCGAACTCCCGCTCCTCCACCCCAGACCGCTGCACCCTCTCGCCCTCCCCAGCCATCCCAAGCCGTCAACTCTCCCCCTCACCCTCATACTCCTTCTGTTCATCACCCTCTTCGTCCCTATGGGGCAGCACACCAGACTGCGCAGATGGGGACTGTAAAAATAGAAAG ACATACAAGATCAAATCCACCTACAAGGCACTCGCTGCTATTCCCACAAATACTCTGCTCCTGGAACAGCAG GCTATAGATGAAGAGGTCAACAAGAAAGAGGCTTCGTTTAACCCTGCGGACAACTATTCTTGGGAGGACCCACATGCAGAG ATGTGCTCTCCTGCGCAGCTGCGTCAGCAGACTACAGAACTATTCGCAACCATTGATGAAGTCCTTGAGGACTCGATCCAAAGA CATCAATCAGACCATGTGAACAAAGCCAATGTGAAGTCTTTGGCAGCGGACGCATCAAGG CCACAGACGTCATCACCATCTCCAAAACTATTGGGACGGGAAACAAGATAT GCAAGCTCTCCTTTTCAACCCTCTACAGAACAAACACTG ACAAAGCCTGGAGTTATTAGACCAGTTATTGCAACATCCAGATTTACAGATGATGAAGAATTCCACCCAAATCCTTTCAAGAGCCATCAAGGGAACAAATCCAATCGTTACCAATACAAG
- the LOC109065646 gene encoding muscular LMNA-interacting protein isoform X3, which translates to MALEEPRRTLGKVTTVFATKLKSFTFVPLLKRLPVENRVWKKVLQGSRLNKTSQEPGDTEKSMAEEGVYKAEAVYVQDPEEGQLEETLMNTTQSEILSTDNLTLKSLTMLAGPHAESGSITPKPSPATMETTDNKHPGISQLGFHNTSQAAEVSSGLFLNSSSQREEALSPTSSMDLFTSPASSKESILSEGWDKERSWSGLHMFSRDGSPGTFSGTVSPCSSIRSGAFTPSVVRIKRHSLAPGSSLLQMSSACETPCCDSPASSPCPLTSRARHRLPPTQLSLLTAILRKGRLPVLSSAIQRPYTPCWPISPVNMSSCSACSAASSVAPMNISKAKSCTSIDRPHTESCQVPKAQLWKPDHSSLSVSSVVKTPDEIPLMKLPERLDSCQHFTSTSRIVSPTKHSPSLSLPRVQPTNSHLSKFGHKGNCLPTVPSSLLCSSLYRTKSSSPKSSSLSCSSIKNQKNPSVSVDRPASIEPNKPLASLMQNDETKSHDMSEKYSLKQGQKSSELSNAPYLKDRGSSSDNLDSSVSKPTHNSCESSCFPTLKHTIELHSNSISPVLSLKESKQNTLIQNGGKSDVERVHLSPPASPAYPPVHPNSRSSTPDRCTLSPSPAIPSRQLSPSPSYSFCSSPSSSLWGSTPDCADGDCKNRKTYKIKSTYKALAAIPTNTLLLEQQAIDEEVNKKEASFNPADNYSWEDPHAEMCSPAQLRQQTTELFATIDEVLEDSIQRHQSDHVNKANVKSLAADASRPQTSSPSPKLLGRETRYASSPFQPSTEQTLTKPGVIRPVIATSRFTDDEEFHPNPFKSHQGNKSNRYQYKFVSSALCDETQADGRGASDGQPSCGEGLPSETQGDYKPRLASLITQTRISMQDVPTSMKPQETHM; encoded by the exons atgGCTTTGGAAGAACCACGCAGGACCTTGGGAAAG GTCACTACTGTATTTGCAACTAAGCTGAAGTCTTTCACCTTTGTGCCACTTCTAAAAAGACTGCCTGTTGAGAACAGGGTTTGGAAAAAGGTACTTCAGGGAAGCAGACTAAACAAG ACTTCACAAGAGCCAGGGGACACTGAGAAAAGCATGGCGGAAGAGGGTGTCTACAAAGCAGAGGCTGTTTACGTCCAAGACCCTGAAGAGGGCCAGCTTGAAGAAACGCTCATGAACACCACTCAAAGTGAG atTCTGTCAACTGACAATTTAACCCTTAAATCACTCACCATGCTAGCTGGTCCTCACGCAGAATCTGGTAGCATAACCCCCAAGCCGAGCCCAGCCACCATGGAAACCACTGATAACAAACACCCTGGCATTTCTCAGCTAGGCTTTCACAACACTTCACAAGCTGCTGAGGTCAGCTCAGGTCTGTTTTTAAATAGCTCATCTCAGAGAGAGGAGGCCCTTAGCCCTACCAGCTCCATGGATTTGTTCACTTCCCCTGCTTCTTCTAAGGAGTCTATTCTCTCCGAGGGCTGGGACAAGGAGAGGAGCTGGTCAGGGCTCCACATGTTCTCACGGGATGGTTCTCCTGGCACCTTTAGTGGCACAGTTTCTCCATGTTCTTCCATAAGATCCGGGGCCTTCACACCCTCTGTGGTGAGAATCAAGCGACACTCCTTGGCTCCGGGCTCTAGTCTGCTGCAGATGTCGTCCGCTTGTGAAACACCCTGCTGTGACAGTCCCGCAAGCTCACCCTGTCCTCTTACATCCCGTGCCCGGCACAGACTCCCTCCAACCCAGCTCTCCCTGTTAACggccatcctcaggaaaggtcgTCTGCCTGTCCTGTCCTCTGCTATTCAAAGACCTTACACACCCTGCTGGCCCATCAGTCCAGTTAACATGTCCTCCTGTTCAGCATGCTCAGCTGCCTCTTCTGTTGCACCCATGAACATCTCTAAAGCAAAGTCTTGTACCTCCATAGATAGACCCCATACTGAGTCTTGCCAAGTTCCAAAGGCACAACTATGGAAACCAGACCATAGTTCTCTTTCAGTGTCATCAGTGGTCAAGACACCTGATGAAATCCCACTAATGAAACTACCAGAAAGACTTGACTCATGTCAACATTTCACTAGTACTAGTCGCATCGTCTCGCCTACAAAACACAGCCCTTCACTAAGCTTACCTAGAGTCCAGCCTACCAATTCTCACCTGTCGAAATTTGGTCACAAAGGAAATTGTTTACCCACAGTTCCTAGCTCTCTTTTGTGCAGCTCCCTATACCGGACGAAGTCCTCATCTCCTAAATCAAGCTCTCTGTCTTGCTCCAGCATCAAGAACCAGAAAAATCCATCAGTGTCAGTGGATCGCCCTGCATCTATAGAACCAAACAAACCTTTAGCATCCTTGATGCAGAACGATGAAACAAAATCCCATGATATGTCAGAAAAATATTCACTAAAACAGGGTCAGAAATCATCTGAGCTCTCCAATGCACCATATCTGAAAGATAGAGGAAGTTCATCTGACAACTTAGACTCCTCGGTATCAAAACCTACACACAATTCATGTGAATCTTCCTGCTTTCCTACTCTGAAACACACAATTGAATTGCATAGTAATTCCATATCTCCTGTTTTAAGTCTCAAGGAGAGTAAACAAAATACTCTTATCCAAAATGGTGGCAAAAGTGATGTTGAAAGAGTGCACCTATC ACCTCCAGCCTCTCCTGCCTATCCCCCAGTCCACCCGAACTCCCGCTCCTCCACCCCAGACCGCTGCACCCTCTCGCCCTCCCCAGCCATCCCAAGCCGTCAACTCTCCCCCTCACCCTCATACTCCTTCTGTTCATCACCCTCTTCGTCCCTATGGGGCAGCACACCAGACTGCGCAGATGGGGACTGTAAAAATAGAAAG ACATACAAGATCAAATCCACCTACAAGGCACTCGCTGCTATTCCCACAAATACTCTGCTCCTGGAACAGCAG GCTATAGATGAAGAGGTCAACAAGAAAGAGGCTTCGTTTAACCCTGCGGACAACTATTCTTGGGAGGACCCACATGCAGAG ATGTGCTCTCCTGCGCAGCTGCGTCAGCAGACTACAGAACTATTCGCAACCATTGATGAAGTCCTTGAGGACTCGATCCAAAGA CATCAATCAGACCATGTGAACAAAGCCAATGTGAAGTCTTTGGCAGCGGACGCATCAAGG CCACAGACGTCATCACCATCTCCAAAACTATTGGGACGGGAAACAAGATAT GCAAGCTCTCCTTTTCAACCCTCTACAGAACAAACACTG ACAAAGCCTGGAGTTATTAGACCAGTTATTGCAACATCCAGATTTACAGATGATGAAGAATTCCACCCAAATCCTTTCAAGAGCCATCAAGGGAACAAATCCAATCGTTACCAATACAAG
- the LOC109065646 gene encoding muscular LMNA-interacting protein isoform X2, whose product MALEEPRRTLGKVTTVFATKLKSFTFVPLLKRLPVENRVWKKVLQGSRLNKTSQEPGDTEKSMAEEGVYKAEAVYVQDPEEGQLEETLMNTTQSEILSTDNLTLKSLTMLAGPHAESGSITPKPSPATMETTDNKHPGISQLGFHNTSQAAEVSSGLFLNSSSQREEALSPTSSMDLFTSPASSKESILSEGWDKERSWSGLHMFSRDGSPGTFSGTVSPCSSIRSGAFTPSVVRIKRHSLAPGSSLLQMSSACETPCCDSPASSPCPLTSRARHRLPPTQLSLLTAILRKGRLPVLSSAIQRPYTPCWPISPVNMSSCSACSAASSVAPMNISKAKSCTSIDRPHTESCQVPKAQLWKPDHSSLSVSSVVKTPDEIPLMKLPERLDSCQHFTSTSRIVSPTKHSPSLSLPRVQPTNSHLSKFGHKGNCLPTVPSSLLCSSLYRTKSSSPKSSSLSCSSIKNQKNPSVSVDRPASIEPNKPLASLMQNDETKSSELSNAPYLKDRGSSSDNLDSSVSKPTHNSCESSCFPTLKHTIELHSNSISPVLSLKESKQNTLIQNGGKSDVERVHLSSPAFRLSPSPRPVGLTRLSYTPPASPAYPPVHPNSRSSTPDRCTLSPSPAIPSRQLSPSPSYSFCSSPSSSLWGSTPDCADGDCKNRKTYKIKSTYKALAAIPTNTLLLEQQAIDEEVNKKEASFNPADNYSWEDPHAEMCSPAQLRQQTTELFATIDEVLEDSIQRHQSDHVNKANVKSLAADASRPQTSSPSPKLLGRETRYASSPFQPSTEQTLTKPGVIRPVIATSRFTDDEEFHPNPFKSHQGNKSNRYQYKFVSSALCDETQADGRGASDGQPSCGEGLPSETQGDYKPRLASLITQTRISMQDVPTSMKPQETHM is encoded by the exons atgGCTTTGGAAGAACCACGCAGGACCTTGGGAAAG GTCACTACTGTATTTGCAACTAAGCTGAAGTCTTTCACCTTTGTGCCACTTCTAAAAAGACTGCCTGTTGAGAACAGGGTTTGGAAAAAGGTACTTCAGGGAAGCAGACTAAACAAG ACTTCACAAGAGCCAGGGGACACTGAGAAAAGCATGGCGGAAGAGGGTGTCTACAAAGCAGAGGCTGTTTACGTCCAAGACCCTGAAGAGGGCCAGCTTGAAGAAACGCTCATGAACACCACTCAAAGTGAG atTCTGTCAACTGACAATTTAACCCTTAAATCACTCACCATGCTAGCTGGTCCTCACGCAGAATCTGGTAGCATAACCCCCAAGCCGAGCCCAGCCACCATGGAAACCACTGATAACAAACACCCTGGCATTTCTCAGCTAGGCTTTCACAACACTTCACAAGCTGCTGAGGTCAGCTCAGGTCTGTTTTTAAATAGCTCATCTCAGAGAGAGGAGGCCCTTAGCCCTACCAGCTCCATGGATTTGTTCACTTCCCCTGCTTCTTCTAAGGAGTCTATTCTCTCCGAGGGCTGGGACAAGGAGAGGAGCTGGTCAGGGCTCCACATGTTCTCACGGGATGGTTCTCCTGGCACCTTTAGTGGCACAGTTTCTCCATGTTCTTCCATAAGATCCGGGGCCTTCACACCCTCTGTGGTGAGAATCAAGCGACACTCCTTGGCTCCGGGCTCTAGTCTGCTGCAGATGTCGTCCGCTTGTGAAACACCCTGCTGTGACAGTCCCGCAAGCTCACCCTGTCCTCTTACATCCCGTGCCCGGCACAGACTCCCTCCAACCCAGCTCTCCCTGTTAACggccatcctcaggaaaggtcgTCTGCCTGTCCTGTCCTCTGCTATTCAAAGACCTTACACACCCTGCTGGCCCATCAGTCCAGTTAACATGTCCTCCTGTTCAGCATGCTCAGCTGCCTCTTCTGTTGCACCCATGAACATCTCTAAAGCAAAGTCTTGTACCTCCATAGATAGACCCCATACTGAGTCTTGCCAAGTTCCAAAGGCACAACTATGGAAACCAGACCATAGTTCTCTTTCAGTGTCATCAGTGGTCAAGACACCTGATGAAATCCCACTAATGAAACTACCAGAAAGACTTGACTCATGTCAACATTTCACTAGTACTAGTCGCATCGTCTCGCCTACAAAACACAGCCCTTCACTAAGCTTACCTAGAGTCCAGCCTACCAATTCTCACCTGTCGAAATTTGGTCACAAAGGAAATTGTTTACCCACAGTTCCTAGCTCTCTTTTGTGCAGCTCCCTATACCGGACGAAGTCCTCATCTCCTAAATCAAGCTCTCTGTCTTGCTCCAGCATCAAGAACCAGAAAAATCCATCAGTGTCAGTGGATCGCCCTGCATCTATAGAACCAAACAAACCTTTAGCATCCTTGATGCAGAACGATGAAACAAA ATCATCTGAGCTCTCCAATGCACCATATCTGAAAGATAGAGGAAGTTCATCTGACAACTTAGACTCCTCGGTATCAAAACCTACACACAATTCATGTGAATCTTCCTGCTTTCCTACTCTGAAACACACAATTGAATTGCATAGTAATTCCATATCTCCTGTTTTAAGTCTCAAGGAGAGTAAACAAAATACTCTTATCCAAAATGGTGGCAAAAGTGATGTTGAAAGAGTGCACCTATCATCCCCGGCTTTTAGACTGTCTCCCTCTCCCAGACCCGTGGGTCTCACCCGCCTGTCCTACACACCTCCAGCCTCTCCTGCCTATCCCCCAGTCCACCCGAACTCCCGCTCCTCCACCCCAGACCGCTGCACCCTCTCGCCCTCCCCAGCCATCCCAAGCCGTCAACTCTCCCCCTCACCCTCATACTCCTTCTGTTCATCACCCTCTTCGTCCCTATGGGGCAGCACACCAGACTGCGCAGATGGGGACTGTAAAAATAGAAAG ACATACAAGATCAAATCCACCTACAAGGCACTCGCTGCTATTCCCACAAATACTCTGCTCCTGGAACAGCAG GCTATAGATGAAGAGGTCAACAAGAAAGAGGCTTCGTTTAACCCTGCGGACAACTATTCTTGGGAGGACCCACATGCAGAG ATGTGCTCTCCTGCGCAGCTGCGTCAGCAGACTACAGAACTATTCGCAACCATTGATGAAGTCCTTGAGGACTCGATCCAAAGA CATCAATCAGACCATGTGAACAAAGCCAATGTGAAGTCTTTGGCAGCGGACGCATCAAGG CCACAGACGTCATCACCATCTCCAAAACTATTGGGACGGGAAACAAGATAT GCAAGCTCTCCTTTTCAACCCTCTACAGAACAAACACTG ACAAAGCCTGGAGTTATTAGACCAGTTATTGCAACATCCAGATTTACAGATGATGAAGAATTCCACCCAAATCCTTTCAAGAGCCATCAAGGGAACAAATCCAATCGTTACCAATACAAG
- the LOC109065646 gene encoding muscular LMNA-interacting protein isoform X1 — protein MALEEPRRTLGKVTTVFATKLKSFTFVPLLKRLPVENRVWKKVLQGSRLNKTSQEPGDTEKSMAEEGVYKAEAVYVQDPEEGQLEETLMNTTQSEILSTDNLTLKSLTMLAGPHAESGSITPKPSPATMETTDNKHPGISQLGFHNTSQAAEVSSGLFLNSSSQREEALSPTSSMDLFTSPASSKESILSEGWDKERSWSGLHMFSRDGSPGTFSGTVSPCSSIRSGAFTPSVVRIKRHSLAPGSSLLQMSSACETPCCDSPASSPCPLTSRARHRLPPTQLSLLTAILRKGRLPVLSSAIQRPYTPCWPISPVNMSSCSACSAASSVAPMNISKAKSCTSIDRPHTESCQVPKAQLWKPDHSSLSVSSVVKTPDEIPLMKLPERLDSCQHFTSTSRIVSPTKHSPSLSLPRVQPTNSHLSKFGHKGNCLPTVPSSLLCSSLYRTKSSSPKSSSLSCSSIKNQKNPSVSVDRPASIEPNKPLASLMQNDETKSHDMSEKYSLKQGQKSSELSNAPYLKDRGSSSDNLDSSVSKPTHNSCESSCFPTLKHTIELHSNSISPVLSLKESKQNTLIQNGGKSDVERVHLSSPAFRLSPSPRPVGLTRLSYTPPASPAYPPVHPNSRSSTPDRCTLSPSPAIPSRQLSPSPSYSFCSSPSSSLWGSTPDCADGDCKNRKTYKIKSTYKALAAIPTNTLLLEQQAIDEEVNKKEASFNPADNYSWEDPHAEMCSPAQLRQQTTELFATIDEVLEDSIQRHQSDHVNKANVKSLAADASRPQTSSPSPKLLGRETRYASSPFQPSTEQTLTKPGVIRPVIATSRFTDDEEFHPNPFKSHQGNKSNRYQYKFVSSALCDETQADGRGASDGQPSCGEGLPSETQGDYKPRLASLITQTRISMQDVPTSMKPQETHM, from the exons atgGCTTTGGAAGAACCACGCAGGACCTTGGGAAAG GTCACTACTGTATTTGCAACTAAGCTGAAGTCTTTCACCTTTGTGCCACTTCTAAAAAGACTGCCTGTTGAGAACAGGGTTTGGAAAAAGGTACTTCAGGGAAGCAGACTAAACAAG ACTTCACAAGAGCCAGGGGACACTGAGAAAAGCATGGCGGAAGAGGGTGTCTACAAAGCAGAGGCTGTTTACGTCCAAGACCCTGAAGAGGGCCAGCTTGAAGAAACGCTCATGAACACCACTCAAAGTGAG atTCTGTCAACTGACAATTTAACCCTTAAATCACTCACCATGCTAGCTGGTCCTCACGCAGAATCTGGTAGCATAACCCCCAAGCCGAGCCCAGCCACCATGGAAACCACTGATAACAAACACCCTGGCATTTCTCAGCTAGGCTTTCACAACACTTCACAAGCTGCTGAGGTCAGCTCAGGTCTGTTTTTAAATAGCTCATCTCAGAGAGAGGAGGCCCTTAGCCCTACCAGCTCCATGGATTTGTTCACTTCCCCTGCTTCTTCTAAGGAGTCTATTCTCTCCGAGGGCTGGGACAAGGAGAGGAGCTGGTCAGGGCTCCACATGTTCTCACGGGATGGTTCTCCTGGCACCTTTAGTGGCACAGTTTCTCCATGTTCTTCCATAAGATCCGGGGCCTTCACACCCTCTGTGGTGAGAATCAAGCGACACTCCTTGGCTCCGGGCTCTAGTCTGCTGCAGATGTCGTCCGCTTGTGAAACACCCTGCTGTGACAGTCCCGCAAGCTCACCCTGTCCTCTTACATCCCGTGCCCGGCACAGACTCCCTCCAACCCAGCTCTCCCTGTTAACggccatcctcaggaaaggtcgTCTGCCTGTCCTGTCCTCTGCTATTCAAAGACCTTACACACCCTGCTGGCCCATCAGTCCAGTTAACATGTCCTCCTGTTCAGCATGCTCAGCTGCCTCTTCTGTTGCACCCATGAACATCTCTAAAGCAAAGTCTTGTACCTCCATAGATAGACCCCATACTGAGTCTTGCCAAGTTCCAAAGGCACAACTATGGAAACCAGACCATAGTTCTCTTTCAGTGTCATCAGTGGTCAAGACACCTGATGAAATCCCACTAATGAAACTACCAGAAAGACTTGACTCATGTCAACATTTCACTAGTACTAGTCGCATCGTCTCGCCTACAAAACACAGCCCTTCACTAAGCTTACCTAGAGTCCAGCCTACCAATTCTCACCTGTCGAAATTTGGTCACAAAGGAAATTGTTTACCCACAGTTCCTAGCTCTCTTTTGTGCAGCTCCCTATACCGGACGAAGTCCTCATCTCCTAAATCAAGCTCTCTGTCTTGCTCCAGCATCAAGAACCAGAAAAATCCATCAGTGTCAGTGGATCGCCCTGCATCTATAGAACCAAACAAACCTTTAGCATCCTTGATGCAGAACGATGAAACAAAATCCCATGATATGTCAGAAAAATATTCACTAAAACAGGGTCAGAAATCATCTGAGCTCTCCAATGCACCATATCTGAAAGATAGAGGAAGTTCATCTGACAACTTAGACTCCTCGGTATCAAAACCTACACACAATTCATGTGAATCTTCCTGCTTTCCTACTCTGAAACACACAATTGAATTGCATAGTAATTCCATATCTCCTGTTTTAAGTCTCAAGGAGAGTAAACAAAATACTCTTATCCAAAATGGTGGCAAAAGTGATGTTGAAAGAGTGCACCTATCATCCCCGGCTTTTAGACTGTCTCCCTCTCCCAGACCCGTGGGTCTCACCCGCCTGTCCTACACACCTCCAGCCTCTCCTGCCTATCCCCCAGTCCACCCGAACTCCCGCTCCTCCACCCCAGACCGCTGCACCCTCTCGCCCTCCCCAGCCATCCCAAGCCGTCAACTCTCCCCCTCACCCTCATACTCCTTCTGTTCATCACCCTCTTCGTCCCTATGGGGCAGCACACCAGACTGCGCAGATGGGGACTGTAAAAATAGAAAG ACATACAAGATCAAATCCACCTACAAGGCACTCGCTGCTATTCCCACAAATACTCTGCTCCTGGAACAGCAG GCTATAGATGAAGAGGTCAACAAGAAAGAGGCTTCGTTTAACCCTGCGGACAACTATTCTTGGGAGGACCCACATGCAGAG ATGTGCTCTCCTGCGCAGCTGCGTCAGCAGACTACAGAACTATTCGCAACCATTGATGAAGTCCTTGAGGACTCGATCCAAAGA CATCAATCAGACCATGTGAACAAAGCCAATGTGAAGTCTTTGGCAGCGGACGCATCAAGG CCACAGACGTCATCACCATCTCCAAAACTATTGGGACGGGAAACAAGATAT GCAAGCTCTCCTTTTCAACCCTCTACAGAACAAACACTG ACAAAGCCTGGAGTTATTAGACCAGTTATTGCAACATCCAGATTTACAGATGATGAAGAATTCCACCCAAATCCTTTCAAGAGCCATCAAGGGAACAAATCCAATCGTTACCAATACAAG